The window GGAATCGGGTAGATGGCCGATCCTGACCGCCAGATCGACGCCGTCTTCGACGAGATTGATCACGCGATCCGATAGCCGCAACTCGCCCGCGACCTCGCCATAGCGCATCAAATAGGCCGACATCACCGGACTGACGTGCAGACGGCCAAAGCCGACCGGCGCCGAGACCACCAGCCGCCCGCTCGGCCGCGTCCGCTCGCCCTCGGCCGCGCCTTCGGCTTCCTCGACGTCGGCGAGAATGCGACGCGCGCGCTCCAGATAGCGGGCGCCGACATCGGTCAGCGCGACCTGCCGCGTGGTCCGCTGCAACAGCCGCGCACCGAGACGATCCTCGAGCGCTGCGATCAGCCGAGTCACGTTCGAGGGCGACTGCCCGAGCTTGCGCGCTGCGGGGGCAAAACCGCGCAAATCGGCCACCGCGACAAAGGCCTGCATGGCGTCGATACGGTCCATGGCATTATTTCATATCTTGCAATGATGAAGTGTCAATCCGGACGATTGTTCAAATTTCAAAAATATCCATGTTGGCGGGCGGAAACCGGCGCAAGGCGCCGCTGACTGCAAGGAGAAGCTCCGATGTCAGACGTTCACACTTATTCCAGCGACGTGGCGTTCAGCCCGGCGGTGAAGGAAATTCAGACCCGCAAGGGATCGCGCCGCGCTTACGCGCATGCCGAAGAAAATGGCGGCTGGCGCACCGAAATCGATGAAAACCTCGAAGCGTTCCTGGCCGCGGCCAACAGCCTCTATTTCGCCACCGCGAGCGCGGATGGCCAGCCCTATATCCAGCATCGCGGCGGGCCGAGGGGCTTTGTCAAAATCCTGGACAAGAACACCCTCGCTTTCGCCGACTACAGCGGCAACCGGCAATACATCACGCAAGGAAACCTCTCGGAAAATCCGAAGGCGCATCTCTTCGTGATGGACTACGCCCATCGCCGCCGGGTGAAGATCTGGGGTGAGGCGCGGGTGGTCGATGACGATCCGGCGCTGATGGCCTCGCTGATGCCGCAGGGCTACACGGCGCGGCCCGAACAGGTCATCTTGTTCAAGATTTCGGCGTGGGACACCAACTGCCCGCAGCATATTCCGCAAAAGTTCGATGCGGCCGACGTCGCGGCAGCGCTGTCCTCGCGTGATGCACGGATCGCGGAATTGGAGGCGGAGCTGGCGGCGATGAAAGGCGGGGTAACATAAAAATATCGTCGTCCCAGCGAAAGCAGGGACCCATAACCACAGGCGTCAATTGTTACCAAAGCCGTCTGCCAGTGTGCCGCTTCCGACGGCCGCGGCGTCTGGGTCCCCGCTTTCGCGGGGACGACCGAGGTGGTTCATGCAGCCTCCTGCTGCGGAGCCCACGCAAAATCCGGATAATATTGGAGCATCATCCGGTCGACATAGGCCGTAAGATTTTTGAAGCGTTCAGTGCGCTCGCGTAGTGGCGAAGTGAAGAACGGCGTCAGGATGCCGGCGAGCGCGCCGAAGGCGGTGGCATCCGTGCCGCAGGGCGTGTCGCCCATCAGATAGGGCTTGTCGCCGAGCTGGACGGAGAGCGCAAACAGCGAGCGGGCGGCCAGGTCGACGTCCTCGTCCGGGGCGTGGCGGCCGAGGCCGCTCAGCAGGTAATTCTCGGCGACGCGGAATTGCGCGTCCTCGCGAAGTTTCTCGCGCATATGCTCGGGCGCGCCATCGAAGAAATGCGTCGGGCCCTTGGCAAAATTATTCGGATCGACCCAGCGCGCGCCCACCAGCGCCCAGTAGACGTGGTGCTCGATCATGCGTTCGAACGCCCAGACCTGGGCACGCTGCTGCAGGTTGAGCGGCGCGTCGAAGTCGAAGCCGTATTTGCCCTCGATATGCGCGCGAATGAAGGTGGAATCGGCAATGCTCTCGCCTTCATCAACGATATAAGGCAATTGCCCCTTGGGCGAGGCCGGGGGCATTGCCTTTTCCTTGCGATAGGCAAGACCTGCCATCTTCAACTGGACTTCGGTCTTGGTCACAAACGGGCTGATTTCCGGCAAGCCGAAGCCGGTGCCGAAGCCATAGAGGGTGATCATCAGAGCGCTCCCGATTTCTTGAGCAGGCGCTTGAGGCTAGCCATCCCCTGCTGCCACCGTGGTGTCAGCAGCGGCGACATCGAGGTCCAGAGGTCGAGGCCGTATAGGATCATCATGGACAAAATTCCCTTTGTTGGAGTGTTGTCCCGGTATACTGACCCCCTGCTGCCAACATGCTGTCAGCAGCGGTTAGCGGCCCTCTAATAGAGACAAAAGAGACTTCGCCATGAGACGCGCCGACCGGCTGTTCCAGATCATCCAGGTGCTCCGCCGCACCAGGAATCCGCTGACAGCGGATGCCATCGCCGCCGAGCTCGAGACCTCGAAGCGGACGATCTATCGCGACATCGCCACCCTGATCGGACAGCGCGTGCCGATCCGCGGCGAGGCCGGCATGGGCTATATCCTGGAGAAGGGATTTGACCTGCCGCCCCTGATGCTCACCCCCGATGAGATCGAAGCCGCCGTGCTCGGCGCGCAATGGGTCTCAGGTCATGCCGATGCCGTGCTGGCACGCGCAGCCGAAGACCTGATGTCCAAGATCGCCGACACCGTCCCCGAGCGCTTGAGGCCGTTTGTGCTCGAACCGGCAAGCCGCGCCCGCCCGGCCTGGCAGAAGGAGGCCGACCGTATCGACATGGTGCGGACGCGCTCGCAGATTCACGAGGGCAAGAAGATCGCGCTGCGCTATCGCGACGAACACGGCCGCGACAGTGAACGCACGATCTGGCCGATCGCGATCGGCTATCTCGAGGCGGTGCGGCTGTTGGCGGCATGGTGCGAGCTGCGCAAGGATTTTCGCAGCTTCCGCACCGACCGCGTCGTCGACGCCGTCTATCTCGACGAAAAATATCCGGAGCGGCGTGACCTGCTGCGGGCGAAGTGGCGAAGGAGCCTTGTGTGGGAACCGCCCGGCGATACCTGAGGGATGCAGCCACGCGGGCCATGGCCGGTCGGCTAATTCCGCGCTAAACGGGACGCATGGAAACCAGCGACAGCATCATTGACGACAAAAGCCCGTGCCAGGCCTGCGGCGCCTGCTGCTCCTATTCGCAGAACTGGCCGCGCTTCACCACCGAGGACGATGCCGCGCTTGATCTCATTCCGGCAAGATTCGTCAATGAAAGATTGTCGGGCATGCGCTGCGAGGGCGACCGCTGTTCGGCGCTGTCAGGCAAGGTCGGGGTTGCGACCTCCTGTACCGTCTACGCGGTGCGCCCGGAAGTGTGCCGGACCTGCGTGCCGGGCGATGTCGAATGCCAGATGGCGCGGCGACGGCACGGGCTGCCGGTGTTAGTCTAATTTTTTTGGTGTCGTCCCTGCGAAGTTCGCAGGGACGACAGCTGCTACGCCGTGACGGCTTCGGCAAAATCGTCGTCGAGTTCGTCCTCGATCGGCGAGAAGGTGGAAAGCGGCTTGGTTGAGAGCGTGATCGGCTTGCGATTGCCGTAGGAGGACGACGGCGCGCTGCGTGCCGCGGGTTCGCGAGACAGTGCGTAAAGGGTCGAGCCGACGCGGCCGCCGAGATGGACCAGTTCGCGCTCGCTGCAGCTTGCCGCGATCGAGAGCGCCAGCGCATGCAGATGGCTTCGGCGATAGCAGAACAGCGCGAGCATCGCCCTGACATCGGAAGAGACACTCGCGACCAATTGGGGCAGACCGTTTTCGTTGGCGCGGTACATTTCGCCAAGCAACTCATCCCCAACCGGGCAGAAATCGTTCTCAAAGGCGTCGCGGCTTGAAAACATGAGCAATCCCCCTGTTAACAAGATGCAACGCGACTCTCTAACGAAAGGTTAACCACGGTTCCCGTAATCGCTCGGGCATGCTTGTAGGGATAACCCGAATCGGACAGGCCAAAGCTTGCTCTACAGCCCGTTCGCCTTGATCCAGTCGGCCACCGCCCGGCCGATGGCCGGCCCGGAATCCTCCTGGATGAAATGCGAGCCGGAGACCGTCACTTCGCGCTGATTGTTCCAGCTCCTGCAAAATTCCCTGGACGCGCCGATCAGGATGGCACCGGGCTCGGCGTTGACGAACAGCTTCGGGATATTGTTCTCGGCCATCCATTGCGAATAATCGGCCGCGATCTGCACCACATCGGCGGGCTCGCCGGCGATCGGGATTTGGCGCGGCCAAGTCAGCGTCGGCCAGCGGTGCTCACGCTCGAGAAACGGGGCGCGATATTCCGTCATCTCGGCCTCGCTCAGTTTCCGGAGCACCGAGCCCGGCAGCACCCGCTCGACGAACATGTTGCGGTCGAGGATCATCGCCTCGCCCTTGTCGGAGCGGAAGCCCTGGAAGATCGGCACCGCCTGCGGGCTCCAATGGTCCCAGGAGGCGATCGGCCGCACGATCGCCTCCATATAGGCGATGCCACGGATACGGTCGCGGTGCCGGTTGGCCCAGTCGAACCCAAGCGCCGAGCCCCAATCGTGCACCACGAGCACGACGGATTCTTCAGCGCCGATCACCGCGTCAATGAAAGCGTCGAGATATCGGCGGTGGGTCACGAAGCGGTAGGTGTCGGGACCCGGATTCGGCAATTTGGCGGAATCGCCCATGCCGATCAGATCGGGCGCGATCAGCCGGCCACGGCCGGCAAGCTCGGGAATGACATCGCGCCACAGATAGGACGAGGTCGGATTGCCGTGCAGCAGCAGCACCGGCCTGCCCTCGCCGCGTTCGTGATAAGCCATGCGGCTGTCGAGCACATCGACGGTCTTCTTGGTCAGCGGCTGCTCTGTCATTTGGATTCTCTCAATCGGCAATAGCGATCGCCCTGGTTTCCAATGTCATCATCCGCGAAAGCGGATGATCCAGTATTCCACCGGCATTGAGTTCCAGCACCGGCTCCTCGGTATACTAGATACCCCGCCGGAGCCTGTCATCGGGCTCGCCGAAGGCGAGACCCGGTGGCGGGGTATGACGGCCTAGATGGATGTCGCGCCGCAAACCGCCAGGCGCGTCAATTCGCCGCCATGAGGATCGCGAGAAAAAAATCGGTGAGATGGTGCAGCGCCTGATCGACCCCGATCAGCGTCCAGAACCACGGGTGCTCGTTCTCCAATGTGACGCCAAATCGCGAGGCGCAAAGTCCCTTGGCGCGGTCAACCGTGATGTGAATGGCAAAATCGATCAGGGCGACGAACCAGAACCGCGGCGCGATAATCAGGATCAGCACCATTGCAACCGCAAGGTGCACGAGGCAATGCGCCAGGAGCGGCAGCGCCCATCCGGTCTTCTGGTCCTTGCCGATGGCCATCCAGGACGTCTGCAGGACGAAATCGGCGATGACGTGCTTGACCGTCAGCACGAGCATCCAGCCGATCAGCGCACCAACCGGGACCGACGAGGACAAAAGGGGGAACGACAAAGCTGGCGGCCTCGCTCGGACTGAAGGGCACGGACAGAACTGGGAGGCTTGCGCGCAACTTCTTCTTAAATCCGGACATTTCGACCGGTATTGCTCATTTATGACACCTCCCCGGACAGAATGCACCTACGGGGAACCCGAAAAACCTCTGGTGTGACTTAACTGCGATAGGTCGGCGCGCCTCCGCCGGCAAGGTTACCGGAAGCCCTGATTTGCAATCCGCCCTGAGGCGGATATCATCATAGTGCTGGAAAATTGTCGTTCTTTTTTAGATATTTACGATCTCGTTGGGCGAACCTTCGGGGCTGGTCAGGCCGCGATGCGCTCCGCGGGGGCGGGTATGAGCCATGAACGCTGAAGTCCCAACGCAGCAAGCGAAAGCGCCCCCCACGCTCGTCACCAGCAATCGCCGACAGGTCGTGCTGTTTGCCGCGCTGACATTGATACTGACCATTGCAACCGTTTGGGGTGGCCGCATCTGGCTGAAGCATTACGAAACGCTGGTGTTCGCCGTCGGCGACGCCAACGGCCCGGAGGCGCGATTCGCCGCCAAGCTTGCCACCGTGCTCAAGAGCAACGCATCGCGGCTGCGGCTGAAGATCGTGGCCAACGCCGATAGCGCCAAAGCGCTCGCGCAGTTCGATCGCCGGCAGGCCGATCTGGCCGTGCTGCGCACCGACGCAAAAGTTCCGCCGCACGCGCGCGCGCTGGCGATCCTGGAACACGACATCGTGCTGCTGATCAGCCCTCCCGGCAAAAAGATAAAGTCGCTCGCGGAACTGAAGAAAAAGAAGATCGCGGTTCTCGCTGCCAGCGACAGCAGCGCGGTCTTCGTGCGCAACAGCCTCGACATCTCGGAAAACTCCGACGCGGCCGCGCGGGTCCAGATGGCGCCGCCGAATTCGTTCGAAAAGCTGTTCAGCTCGGGCGGTTTTGGCGCGGCGGTGGTGATCGCGCATGCGTCGACGATCGTCAAGGACAAACGCTACGAAGAATATGCCAAGCGTGGCGGCTTCACCCTGAACGCGATCGACGAGTCGAAGGCGCTGGCCCGGCGAATTCCCGGGATTACCGAGGAAACGCTGGCAACAGGCATGGTTTCCTCCTCGCCCGCGATACCCGATGACGATCTCGATACCATCGGGTTGCAATGGCTTCTGGTCGCGCAGAACAGGATGTCGACGGGTACCGCGGGAGATCTCGCGCGCGCGATCTACGAAAACAAGGCCGAACTGGTGCTGGACGACGGTTTCGCCACCAAGATCGAACCGGCGGACACCGACAAGGACGCCTTTGTCATCGCCCACCAGGGCGCGGCGGAATACATCAACGACGAAACCAAATCGTTCATGGACCGCTACAGCGACATGATGTATCTGGGCGCCGGCGCGCTCAGCGTCATCGGTTCGATATTTGCCGCGATCTACACCAATCTGACCCGGGTCGCGCCGGAAAAGGCCAGCGAACTCGCAACCGCCATCCTCGACATCGGCGAGCGGATGGAACATGCGACCTCGCTGGACGCGCTTGACGCGCTGCAGGATGAACTCGAGGCGATCCTGCGCGGCGCGGTGGTCGGACTGCGCGACGGCACCATCTCGACCGACGGACTGGAGACGTTCAAGCTCGGCTACGAATTCGTGCGCGACGAACTCGGCATGCGGCGCGAGAGCCTGAAGCGCCACGCCGGCCATGAGGACAATGTGGTGATCGTCAAGTCCGCCCAAAGCGCGTAGGGGTGCTCGTTTAACGCTGCTTTCGTACCTCGTTGACGGCCTCCTCCCGCCCGGGCACTTTGGGGGACCGGTCGCGCGCTGCGCGGCCGCATCTGGTGTTTTTTCCAGCGAAAGGCGCTGCCTCCCCGATGCCCAAGCCGCGTTCTTTCCCGGCTCTGACGCTATTCGTGATGGCGACGGCCGGCCGCAACCTGACCCGGACGGCCTATGTCGCGGTCTTGACCGGCGTCGTCATGATGGTGCTGCTGACGGTCGACCCCGCCTATGAGGCCGCGCATCATTGGGTCGACGCGGTGCTGTGGGCGTGTCTTTCCTTCTTCACGTTCGAATGGGTGGTCCGGCTTCGCCACGCTTTTCACGCGCGCCGCATCCGGACTTACGCGCTATCCGGCCGCGGGCTGCTCGACGCCGTCTCCGCGATTGCGATCCCGCTCGCTCTCATCCTTGGCTTCGATCCCAAAACGGCTTGGCTGCTGGGCATCTTCTGGATGTTCAAGGTGGTCCCGGGGATTCCGGGACTACGGCAATTACGCCGGGTGCTGGTGCTGGAATCCGGGCCGCTTTTGAGCGTGCTGGTGCTCTTCCTGATGGTCTTGTTCCTGGCCTCGGTCGTAATGTATTTCCTGGAGCGCGACGCCCAACCGATGGCGTTCGGCAGCGTGCCTGCGGCGTTATGGTGGGCGGTCGCGACCCTGACCACGACCGGATATGGCGACGTGGTGCCGATCACGCCGCTCGGCCGGCTGATCGCGGCTTTGGTGATGATCTGCGGCCTCGGCGTGTTCGGGCTCTGGACCGGTATCCTCGCCACCGGTTTTGCCGCCGAGACCCGCCGCGACAATTTCCTGAGAACCTGGGAGTCGGTGAGCAAGGTGCCGTTCTTTGCGGCGCTTGGTCCCGCGGCGATCGCCGACGTGACGCATATGCTGCGCACCATGGACCTGCCGGCGCGCACCATGATCATCCGCAAGGGCCAGGCCGGCGACTGCATGTATTTTATTGCCGCGGGCGAAGTCGAGGTCGATCTGCCGGGCAAGAAGGTGACGCTCGGCGAAGGCGCGTTCTTCGGCGAGATGGCGCTGCTCGGCAACAACACGCGTTCTGCCAATATCACGACCACGCGGGTGTCGCGGCTATTGGTGCTCGATCTCGTCGATTTCCGCCTGCTGATGGCGAGGCATCCCGATCTTGGCGAGACCATCGATGCCGAAGCCAAGCGGCGCGCGCTGGAGAACAAATGATGCAGGAACACGCTCCCCGCACCACGGACGCAGCGAGCCCGCCGGTGCTCGATATCAAGGACGCACGCGCCACCATCCGCCTCAACCGGCCGAAGCATCTGAACCGGCTGCAGCCCGAGGATCTCGATGTGCTGGCAAACCTGTTCGACCGGATCGAATCAGATCCCGCGATCCGCGTTCTGGTGCTGACCGGCACCGGCCGCGCCTTCTCGGCCGGATACGATCTTGGCTCGATCGCCGATCGCGCGGCTAAGGCCGAGGAACAGACCGCCGGATCGGCGTTCGAGATCGTCGTCAACCGGCTTGAAGACCTCGCGATCCCGACGATCTGCCGGATCAATGGTGGTGTCTATGGCGGTTCCACCGACCTGGCGCTGGCCTGCGACTTCCGCATCGGCGTCGACACGTGCGAGATGTTCATGCCGGCGGCCCGGCTGGGCTTGCATTACTACACGAGCGGCATCGCCCGCTACGTGTCGCGGCTCGGCGTCGACAATGCCAAAAAACTGTTCCTGACCGCAGAGAAGATCGGCGCGGCGGAGATGCTCCGGATCGGCTACCTCACCGCGATGGTGCCGGCGGAAGCGCTCGACGAAGAGGTCGATCGACTGGCGGCGACGCTCGCCGGCAACGCCCCGGTCGCGATGGCCGGCATGAAGCGCGCCATCAACGAATTCGCCCGGGGCCGGCTCGATGAAGCCGCCGCCGACCACCGCCACCGCGACAGCATGCGCAGCGCCGAGATCAAGGAAGGCATCGCGGCGTTCGCGGAAAAGCGCCCGCCGAAGTTTTAATCGGTTTTCAACGCGGACCTCGACCTTATCCTTCGTCATGGCCGGGCTTGACCCACCACTGTCCGGTTCGATTTTTGTAGACAGGGTGCATGACGAGGATTCTTCTGTGTTTTGAGCGCTTCGCACACGTTCGAGACACCGAAGGAGGTCCACGCCATGCGGCATCAGAATAGCGTATTTCACAGTCTAACAAAGCACGTTCCTTGGTCTAAGTTCGAACAGATCGTGGAGAAGTACGGGGCCGACCGGCTGGTGCGGAAATTGACGACGAAGCGTCAGTTCATCGCATTGCTGTACGGGCAATTGAGCGGCTCGACGAGCCTGCGGGAGGTCGTGACCGGGATGGCGAGCCACGAGACGCGGCTTTATCACGTGGGGGCGGCACCGGTGAAGCGTTCGACGATGTCGGACGCCAATTCGACGCGGCCTTGGCAAGTGTTCAGCGAGCTGTTCGCGCAGATGCTGCCGCAAGCGCATCGTGGGCTGCGGCGCGCGACGGCAGACGCGGTCCGGCTCATTGATTCCACCAGTGTTCGGCTCTCCAGCCTGAGCGAGGGCTGGGCGACATTTTCGGCCGATGTGTTCGGCGCCAAGGCGCATATCGTCTACGATCCGAATGCCGATCGGCCGGTTTACTTTGCGGTGACGCCCGCTAACGTCAACGACATCACAGCCGCCAAGGCGATGCCGATCGAGCCGGGCGCAACCTACGTCTACGACCTCGGTTATTACGATTATGGCTGGTGGGCGCGGCTCGATGACGCCGGCTGCCGCTTCGTGACGCGACTGAAGAAGAATACCCCGTTCAGCGTGGTAAAGGAGAACCGCGTCCCCAAAAACAGCAATATTCTGCGCGACCGCGTCGGTCATTTGCCGGCCCGGCTCGCCAACAGCCGCAAAAATCCGCTGCAAGTTCCGGTCCGAGAGATCACCGTGATCATCGACACCGGTAAGCTGTTGCGCATCGTGACCAATGATCTCGACGCGCCGGCAGAAGAGATCGCAGAGCTTTACAAACAGCGCTGGCAGATCGAATTGTTCTTTCGCTGGGTCAAGCAGACGCTTCGAATCAGGCACTTCATCGGTGTCTCCGAGAATGCCGTCCGCATTCAGATCGCCATCGCCCTGATCGCCTTTCTCATCTTGCGCATGGCCCAGCTGGCTCAAAAAGCGGTGCACAGCCCTCTCGAATTTGCCCGCCTCGTCCGCACCAACCTCATGCACAGACGCCCGATCAACCATTTGCTCGAACCCCTACAGCCGATCCCGATAAACCCCGATCAGTTGAAACTTGGACTATACTTCCAATGAACCGGACAGTGGTGGGCTTGACCCGGCCATCCACGTCTTCCTGCTCGGGCCTCAAGACGTGGATGCCCGGGACAAGCCCGGGCATGACGGCTTTTGTGCGGAGCCGGTTATTCGTCCACGAACTTCACCGTATCGGCAAGGCTCGCCCGCGTCGTCCGGTAGCTGTTGGCCTTGTGCTCGCGGTCCGGATATCCGAACGAAATCCCGCACACCACCCGGCGGTCGTCGCCGAGCCCAAAATGCTTGCGCACCAATTCGGAGTGAAACGCCAATGCGGCCTGCGGTATCGTCGCCACGCCCAGCGCCTGCGCCGCGAGCATAAAGCTCGTGACATAGCCGCCGCAATCGATCGCGCCGTAGACGCCGAGCGCCTCGTCGGTATGGACGATGGCGACATGCGGTGCGCCGAAGAAGTTGAAATTTTCCAATGCCTGTTTTGCATAACCGGCCTTGTCGCCCCTGGGAATTCCGAGCGAATTATAAAGTTGAAAACCGCTTTCGCGGCGACGCTCCAGATAGACGCCGCGATATTCGCGCGGAAACGGAAAGTCGCCTGTGTTCGGCTTGCCGCTACTGGCGGCGCCATACATCACATCGCGAAATTTCTTGGCCGCAGCACCCGAGGCGATCGCAAGCTGCCACGGCTGGCTGTTGCACCACGACGCGGTCTTTTGCGCGGCCGCCAGGATGCGCTCGATGGTCGGGCGCGGCAGCGGCTCGGGCCGGAACGCACGGCAGGAAAAACGCTCGCTCAGCAGGTCTTCAAGGACCTCGATCGGCGCGGTGTCGATTTTGCTATCCATCACATCATCGCCTCTGTTGGGCCAACTGGGATTTATCTTCCCTTGGTCGGAATCTTGTTGAACGGCACATCCTTGTCGACGCGGATGTCGCCGGGTAGGCCCAGCACGCGCTCGGCGATGATGTTGCGGAGGATTTCATCGGTGCCGCCGGCAATCCGCATCGAGGGCGACGACAGCAGCATCTGCTGGAATTGTCCGCGCGCTTCTTCTTCCGCAGCTCCGGTGAAGACGCCGGCTGCGCCTTCGAGGTCCATCGCATACATCGCGATGTCCTGCAGCATCGCGCCCGCCACCAATTTGCCGATCGAGTTTTCCGGTCCCGGACGCTCGCCTTTCGACAAGGCCGAGATCGCACGATAACTGGTGTATTTCAGCCCGCTCGCCTTCACCGCCCAGCTCGCGAGTTTGGAGCGGGTGGCGCGATCGTCGATGGCGAGCCCGTCCTCCGTCATCAGATTGGAGCAGAACTCGAACATCTCGGGAAAGCCGGTCGCAAGCCGCGAGCCGATCGACATCCGCTCGTTCATCAATGTGGTCAACGACACGTTCCAGCCGTCGCCGACCGCGCCGAGACGCTGATGATCGGGAATAACCACGTCGGTGAAATAGACCTCGTTAAACTCCTGCATGCCGTTGGCCTGCTTGATGGGGCGCACTTCGACGCCTTTGCTCTTCATGTCGAGGAAGAACATGGTGAGGCCCTTGTGCTTCGGCACATTGGGATCGGTGCGCGTGATCAGGAGGCCGTAATCAGAATAGTGCGCGCCGGAGGTCCAGATTTTCTGGCCGTTGATCACCCAGTTGTCGCCCTGCTTCTCTGCGCGCGTGCGAAGACCTGCGACGTCGGATCCGCCGGCCGGTTCCGAGAAAAGCTGGCACCAGATCTGTTCACCGGAAGCGAGCTTTGGCAGATAATGGCGTTTGTGCTCCTCGGAGCCATAGGCCATCACGGTCGGCCCGCACATGCCCTCGCCGATCTGAAATGGCTGCGTCAGCTTGCCGTAGACGCCCTCTTCCTGCTGCCAGATCACGCGTTCGATCGGCGTGGCGCCGCGGCCGCCATATTCCTTCGGCCAGTGCAGGCAGGCCCAGCCGCCTTCGGCTTTCTTCTTCTGCCAGGCCTTGCCGACGTCGACGATCTCTTCCTTCTGCAGTCTTATTCGGCCGAGCGAAGCCTTCGACAGTTCCGCCTCATATTGCTTCGGCGCGTTGGCGTCGACCCATTTGCGGGCGAGGCTGCGGAATTCGGCTTCCTGCGGGGTGTCATCGAAATTCATGTGAGCCTCTCATGTTTCAAACCCGAATCAGCATCTCACTCCTCATGGTGAG is drawn from Bradyrhizobium lablabi and contains these coding sequences:
- a CDS encoding enoyl-CoA hydratase/isomerase family protein, with the translated sequence MMQEHAPRTTDAASPPVLDIKDARATIRLNRPKHLNRLQPEDLDVLANLFDRIESDPAIRVLVLTGTGRAFSAGYDLGSIADRAAKAEEQTAGSAFEIVVNRLEDLAIPTICRINGGVYGGSTDLALACDFRIGVDTCEMFMPAARLGLHYYTSGIARYVSRLGVDNAKKLFLTAEKIGAAEMLRIGYLTAMVPAEALDEEVDRLAATLAGNAPVAMAGMKRAINEFARGRLDEAAADHRHRDSMRSAEIKEGIAAFAEKRPPKF
- a CDS encoding pyridoxamine 5'-phosphate oxidase family protein, with product MSDVHTYSSDVAFSPAVKEIQTRKGSRRAYAHAEENGGWRTEIDENLEAFLAAANSLYFATASADGQPYIQHRGGPRGFVKILDKNTLAFADYSGNRQYITQGNLSENPKAHLFVMDYAHRRRVKIWGEARVVDDDPALMASLMPQGYTARPEQVILFKISAWDTNCPQHIPQKFDAADVAAALSSRDARIAELEAELAAMKGGVT
- a CDS encoding LysR family transcriptional regulator, translated to MDRIDAMQAFVAVADLRGFAPAARKLGQSPSNVTRLIAALEDRLGARLLQRTTRQVALTDVGARYLERARRILADVEEAEGAAEGERTRPSGRLVVSAPVGFGRLHVSPVMSAYLMRYGEVAGELRLSDRVINLVEDGVDLAVRIGHLPDSTLVARQVGEMRRIVVASPDYLKSRGEPKRPAAIESHETIQFGATASTEWQFVEDGREVRLAATPRFTTNSADAAIQYAEQGGGLTRVLAYQAADAIERGRLKIVLQKFEQPPLPIHLVYPTSRLLSAKVRTFIDLVVEISDWHFGT
- a CDS encoding helix-turn-helix transcriptional regulator: MRRADRLFQIIQVLRRTRNPLTADAIAAELETSKRTIYRDIATLIGQRVPIRGEAGMGYILEKGFDLPPLMLTPDEIEAAVLGAQWVSGHADAVLARAAEDLMSKIADTVPERLRPFVLEPASRARPAWQKEADRIDMVRTRSQIHEGKKIALRYRDEHGRDSERTIWPIAIGYLEAVRLLAAWCELRKDFRSFRTDRVVDAVYLDEKYPERRDLLRAKWRRSLVWEPPGDT
- a CDS encoding cyclic nucleotide-gated ion channel; translated protein: MPKPRSFPALTLFVMATAGRNLTRTAYVAVLTGVVMMVLLTVDPAYEAAHHWVDAVLWACLSFFTFEWVVRLRHAFHARRIRTYALSGRGLLDAVSAIAIPLALILGFDPKTAWLLGIFWMFKVVPGIPGLRQLRRVLVLESGPLLSVLVLFLMVLFLASVVMYFLERDAQPMAFGSVPAALWWAVATLTTTGYGDVVPITPLGRLIAALVMICGLGVFGLWTGILATGFAAETRRDNFLRTWESVSKVPFFAALGPAAIADVTHMLRTMDLPARTMIIRKGQAGDCMYFIAAGEVEVDLPGKKVTLGEGAFFGEMALLGNNTRSANITTTRVSRLLVLDLVDFRLLMARHPDLGETIDAEAKRRALENK
- a CDS encoding glutathione S-transferase family protein, yielding MITLYGFGTGFGLPEISPFVTKTEVQLKMAGLAYRKEKAMPPASPKGQLPYIVDEGESIADSTFIRAHIEGKYGFDFDAPLNLQQRAQVWAFERMIEHHVYWALVGARWVDPNNFAKGPTHFFDGAPEHMREKLREDAQFRVAENYLLSGLGRHAPDEDVDLAARSLFALSVQLGDKPYLMGDTPCGTDATAFGALAGILTPFFTSPLRERTERFKNLTAYVDRMMLQYYPDFAWAPQQEAA
- a CDS encoding YkgJ family cysteine cluster protein produces the protein METSDSIIDDKSPCQACGACCSYSQNWPRFTTEDDAALDLIPARFVNERLSGMRCEGDRCSALSGKVGVATSCTVYAVRPEVCRTCVPGDVECQMARRRHGLPVLV
- a CDS encoding DUF3307 domain-containing protein, translated to MLVLTVKHVIADFVLQTSWMAIGKDQKTGWALPLLAHCLVHLAVAMVLILIIAPRFWFVALIDFAIHITVDRAKGLCASRFGVTLENEHPWFWTLIGVDQALHHLTDFFLAILMAAN
- a CDS encoding haloalkane dehalogenase, whose protein sequence is MTEQPLTKKTVDVLDSRMAYHERGEGRPVLLLHGNPTSSYLWRDVIPELAGRGRLIAPDLIGMGDSAKLPNPGPDTYRFVTHRRYLDAFIDAVIGAEESVVLVVHDWGSALGFDWANRHRDRIRGIAYMEAIVRPIASWDHWSPQAVPIFQGFRSDKGEAMILDRNMFVERVLPGSVLRKLSEAEMTEYRAPFLEREHRWPTLTWPRQIPIAGEPADVVQIAADYSQWMAENNIPKLFVNAEPGAILIGASREFCRSWNNQREVTVSGSHFIQEDSGPAIGRAVADWIKANGL
- a CDS encoding TAXI family TRAP transporter solute-binding subunit, encoding MNAEVPTQQAKAPPTLVTSNRRQVVLFAALTLILTIATVWGGRIWLKHYETLVFAVGDANGPEARFAAKLATVLKSNASRLRLKIVANADSAKALAQFDRRQADLAVLRTDAKVPPHARALAILEHDIVLLISPPGKKIKSLAELKKKKIAVLAASDSSAVFVRNSLDISENSDAAARVQMAPPNSFEKLFSSGGFGAAVVIAHASTIVKDKRYEEYAKRGGFTLNAIDESKALARRIPGITEETLATGMVSSSPAIPDDDLDTIGLQWLLVAQNRMSTGTAGDLARAIYENKAELVLDDGFATKIEPADTDKDAFVIAHQGAAEYINDETKSFMDRYSDMMYLGAGALSVIGSIFAAIYTNLTRVAPEKASELATAILDIGERMEHATSLDALDALQDELEAILRGAVVGLRDGTISTDGLETFKLGYEFVRDELGMRRESLKRHAGHEDNVVIVKSAQSA